From one Gracilibacillus salinarum genomic stretch:
- a CDS encoding M20/M25/M40 family metallo-hydrolase, with the protein MISPLYVIKIGSSTVLSSDHAVYKEIRRLSKKGNKILLVAGGAKGIEEYYQTIQREVTFLDLNNGSQARYCTAEEMDHIYKAYHQVMIPALAKGLQEEGLKTFVQCAGEQGLVVGKQGPPLKVIKDGKKGIVRDSLYGSYHSCDEKLIESLLSHYDVVCVTPPIQNGSHSKQYLNIDADMLAAHLAIEMNAHHLRFVTGTNGLLRDVEDPDSTVKDIYLNDPVDYVQGRMKQKVRAAQSAIHLGVCDVAIMGSSMSHAQSSWFWDMGDADNSYALLNKVVQIPSVSHNEEELTKYLLQHIQIPGVTNTVDPAGNIVFEKGDGDHTLLLLGHVDTVPHIWKVKSDETTISGRGVVDAKGCFVNFVHMLKDVQVPNNCKLKVIGAVEEEVSSSAGAYYVRDHHAADAVIIGEPSGQNNLTLGYHGLLKLGISINKGQKHSASRDNVSVADQFVLIKKELESRMKEIDPDHVATTTRINQYKEEDRDVLEAILNFRISPGVQEDYVRQLDLLVSEEVTIDVLRATPGFMNKRNCSLVKAFTKSFISQEVRCKYLKKTGTSDMNTLATTWTDVPIIAYGPGDSNLDHTNQEFQSYSEIDQSRVLLKGAIENWFTSVMEVEKRAHRQRVSQ; encoded by the coding sequence ATGATTAGTCCATTGTATGTCATAAAGATAGGAAGCAGTACTGTACTTTCTTCAGATCATGCAGTATACAAGGAAATCAGAAGACTATCAAAGAAAGGAAATAAGATTTTGCTTGTTGCAGGAGGAGCTAAAGGGATTGAGGAATACTATCAAACGATACAGAGAGAGGTCACTTTTTTAGATTTGAACAATGGAAGTCAAGCCAGATACTGTACCGCGGAAGAAATGGATCATATTTACAAAGCTTATCATCAAGTAATGATTCCAGCTCTAGCAAAAGGATTGCAAGAGGAAGGATTAAAAACTTTTGTACAATGTGCAGGTGAACAAGGTCTTGTCGTAGGGAAACAAGGACCTCCCCTTAAAGTGATAAAAGATGGGAAAAAAGGTATCGTGAGGGATTCCTTGTATGGCAGTTACCATTCTTGTGACGAGAAGTTGATTGAATCATTGCTAAGTCACTATGATGTCGTATGTGTAACACCGCCAATACAGAATGGAAGTCACTCTAAACAGTACCTCAATATTGATGCGGATATGCTTGCCGCTCATCTAGCTATAGAAATGAACGCCCATCATTTGCGTTTTGTTACAGGAACGAATGGATTACTTCGGGATGTAGAGGATCCTGATTCTACGGTTAAGGATATATATTTGAACGATCCTGTGGATTATGTACAAGGGAGAATGAAACAAAAAGTTAGAGCTGCTCAATCAGCTATCCATTTAGGTGTCTGTGATGTAGCGATAATGGGATCATCTATGTCACATGCTCAATCTTCATGGTTTTGGGATATGGGGGACGCCGATAATAGCTATGCTTTATTGAATAAAGTCGTTCAGATCCCTTCCGTGTCTCATAACGAAGAGGAGCTCACTAAATATTTATTGCAGCACATTCAAATTCCTGGTGTCACTAACACAGTAGATCCAGCAGGAAACATTGTCTTTGAAAAAGGGGACGGTGATCATACTCTGTTGTTATTAGGACACGTAGATACAGTTCCGCATATATGGAAGGTGAAAAGCGATGAGACAACGATCTCAGGAAGAGGGGTTGTTGACGCCAAGGGGTGTTTTGTGAATTTTGTGCACATGCTGAAGGATGTACAGGTTCCAAATAACTGCAAATTAAAAGTGATTGGCGCTGTTGAAGAAGAAGTATCCTCCTCAGCTGGTGCCTATTATGTGAGGGATCATCACGCAGCAGATGCCGTCATTATTGGTGAACCGAGCGGGCAAAATAATCTGACATTAGGCTACCATGGGTTGCTTAAGTTAGGAATCTCGATAAACAAGGGCCAAAAACATAGTGCTTCGAGAGATAATGTGAGTGTTGCAGATCAGTTTGTTCTGATTAAGAAAGAATTAGAAAGCAGGATGAAGGAAATAGATCCTGATCATGTGGCTACTACCACAAGGATTAACCAATATAAAGAAGAGGACAGGGATGTTTTAGAAGCGATTTTAAATTTCAGAATATCCCCAGGTGTACAAGAGGATTATGTCCGTCAATTGGATTTACTTGTTTCGGAAGAGGTTACGATAGATGTTCTTAGAGCAACACCAGGGTTTATGAACAAACGAAACTGCTCTTTAGTAAAAGCATTTACAAAGAGTTTTATCAGCCAAGAGGTAAGGTGTAAATATTTAAAGAAGACTGGAACCAGTGATATGAATACCCTTGCTACAACATGGACGGATGTACCGATCATAGCGTATGGACCTGGGGATTCTAATCTTGACCATACCAACCAAGAGTTTCAATCTTACAGTGAAATCGATCAATCCAGGGTTTTATTAAAAGGTGCAATAGAAAATTGGTTTACAAGCGTGATGGAGGTGGAGAAGCGTGCTCATCGACAAAGAGTTAGCCAATAA
- a CDS encoding DegT/DnrJ/EryC1/StrS aminotransferase family protein produces the protein MRTDFLQKPLDFPSEEMVFESLAYFGGEPVLPYDNRKTNFPYITKEDMMQMLISIQHDPNKVINEFAEKYRKYVGANYAIPTASGTSSLHLALVGAGVEPGDEVIIPNFTFIATAQAVLAAKAIPVFTDIDPNSYCMDVSQVEALITDRTKVIMPVHVHGLPADLAALQQICDKYELKLVEDASHAHSASIHDEICGSIGDAAGQSLMADKNFPVGGEGGISFFKKEEDYQRALAFLDESGIDYSMSWIAAAFGISQLERLPYYDAVRARNAKFLSDALADTELFSPPYVPEGCKHSYNMYRIKLNPAMKGLDDLEDYKVKEAIQQLIMEEGVFAREWQNRPIPGHLPFQNKKGFGNQYPFCLNDTDRNYQIEDYPNTLAMFRNTLTICRELRSPIEYERIQSYALAFQKIDKNPDKVRKVVEELGAIQPPYERDARLG, from the coding sequence TTGAGAACAGATTTTTTGCAAAAACCACTTGATTTCCCGTCTGAAGAAATGGTTTTCGAGAGTCTGGCTTATTTTGGGGGTGAACCAGTATTACCGTATGATAATCGGAAGACTAACTTCCCGTACATTACGAAAGAAGATATGATGCAAATGCTAATCTCCATACAACATGATCCGAATAAAGTAATTAATGAGTTTGCAGAAAAGTATAGAAAGTACGTTGGCGCAAATTATGCCATTCCGACCGCAAGTGGAACTTCGAGCTTACACCTTGCTTTAGTTGGAGCTGGGGTGGAGCCGGGAGACGAAGTGATTATTCCTAATTTTACTTTCATCGCGACAGCGCAGGCTGTTTTAGCAGCTAAAGCTATACCAGTATTTACAGATATTGATCCGAATTCTTATTGCATGGATGTTTCTCAAGTAGAGGCACTCATAACTGATAGAACAAAGGTAATTATGCCTGTTCATGTTCACGGTCTGCCAGCTGATTTAGCTGCCTTGCAACAGATCTGTGATAAATATGAGTTGAAGCTTGTGGAAGATGCTTCTCATGCCCATTCTGCTTCGATCCACGATGAGATTTGTGGCTCCATAGGAGATGCAGCAGGACAAAGCTTAATGGCTGATAAGAATTTTCCTGTAGGAGGAGAAGGTGGTATTTCCTTCTTTAAAAAGGAAGAAGACTATCAGCGTGCTTTAGCATTTTTAGACGAATCTGGGATTGATTATAGCATGTCTTGGATTGCTGCTGCTTTTGGAATTAGTCAGTTAGAAAGATTGCCCTATTATGATGCAGTAAGAGCACGTAACGCAAAGTTTTTAAGTGACGCGTTAGCTGATACAGAATTATTCAGCCCTCCATATGTTCCGGAAGGTTGTAAACACAGCTATAATATGTATCGTATCAAGCTAAATCCTGCAATGAAAGGGTTGGATGATCTCGAAGATTATAAAGTAAAAGAAGCGATACAACAATTGATAATGGAGGAAGGTGTTTTTGCGAGAGAATGGCAAAATCGACCGATACCAGGTCATCTTCCGTTTCAAAATAAGAAAGGATTTGGAAATCAGTACCCATTCTGTCTAAATGATACAGATCGAAATTATCAGATCGAGGACTATCCGAATACGTTAGCTATGTTCAGAAACACCTTAACGATTTGTCGCGAGCTGCGATCCCCTATAGAGTATGAAAGAATTCAATCTTATGCATTAGCATTCCAAAAAATTGACAAAAATCCAGATAAGGTTAGAAAAGTTGTAGAAGAATTAGGTGCTATTCAACCTCCATATGAAAGGGATGCAAGGTTAGGATGA
- a CDS encoding degT/DnrJ/EryC1/StrS aminotransferase, with protein MDKSTRFQISFVLSRVLNSGIIMSIEKNEKEIKGLESAITKITKLPYVSTFNSYTGALHGALQGNDIGHGDSVTLSNTTDQEEKFIDWLGISNQYVIEQDSFERFSVNWQNIGSFEEELQQPSTLVLDFTELGFGPCALMATQDNRIWEKAERLKIFGAFDLRTMWTQEESHPDLQPGIQFNYRISPLVAACAKLSLLKRGEMVENRFFAKTT; from the coding sequence ATGGATAAAAGCACTCGATTTCAAATCTCTTTTGTTTTATCTAGGGTCTTAAACTCTGGAATTATAATGAGTATCGAAAAGAATGAAAAGGAAATCAAAGGTCTCGAAAGCGCTATTACAAAAATCACGAAGTTGCCTTATGTATCCACCTTTAATAGTTATACAGGCGCTCTTCATGGAGCCTTGCAAGGTAACGATATTGGACATGGAGACTCTGTGACATTATCCAATACGACAGATCAGGAAGAAAAATTTATCGATTGGCTTGGTATAAGTAATCAATATGTAATAGAACAGGATAGCTTTGAACGATTTTCGGTAAATTGGCAGAATATCGGAAGCTTCGAAGAGGAACTTCAACAACCATCCACTTTAGTTTTGGATTTCACAGAATTAGGATTTGGACCGTGTGCGTTAATGGCAACGCAGGACAACAGAATTTGGGAGAAGGCGGAAAGATTAAAAATTTTCGGTGCTTTTGACCTGAGAACGATGTGGACACAAGAGGAGAGTCACCCTGATTTACAGCCTGGTATTCAGTTTAATTATCGAATTAGTCCGCTAGTAGCTGCCTGTGCTAAATTATCATTATTAAAAAGAGGTGAGATGGTTGAGAACAGATTTTTTGCAAAAACCACTTGA
- the argC gene encoding N-acetyl-gamma-glutamyl-phosphate reductase, which produces MKTKIKVAILGGSGFVGMEIYRILKNQPEVSIEFVSSESLAGQSVEKYYRVLNGENRQLRFKPVHELENGFDVIFSCLPTGVLPSYIEDIKAKALVIFNVSGDFRLKEVHQLEKYYPQSLKSDSYLASQYYIPEFHKIDRTAKIINLPGCMAVASIYSLYPLVKHQLIEKRVVIDAKTGSSGGGKKSSETHAERAHNIRPHKVHGHRHQPEIVHAFRDMCGADLELQFSTYSLDLPRGIMVTAYSQLRENISELDVKRSFYRDFKQLTFIDYLKESGGRFNPMIKSTAGTNRVEVAAYVDGNNCVSICTLDNMIKGAAGQAIQAFNQYFDYPEYQSLHFQNEGMWP; this is translated from the coding sequence ATGAAAACGAAAATCAAAGTTGCTATTTTAGGTGGCAGTGGATTTGTTGGTATGGAAATCTATCGAATATTAAAAAATCAACCTGAAGTATCCATCGAATTTGTTTCTTCTGAATCTTTAGCTGGTCAATCGGTAGAGAAATATTATCGTGTTTTGAATGGTGAAAATCGACAGTTGAGATTTAAGCCTGTTCATGAACTTGAGAACGGATTTGATGTCATATTTTCGTGCCTACCAACTGGAGTATTACCTTCTTATATTGAAGACATCAAAGCCAAGGCTTTAGTCATTTTTAATGTAAGTGGAGATTTTAGACTGAAAGAGGTTCATCAACTTGAGAAGTATTATCCCCAATCACTTAAATCAGACAGTTATTTAGCATCACAATACTACATTCCTGAATTCCATAAAATAGATCGAACCGCAAAAATTATTAATTTGCCAGGCTGCATGGCCGTAGCGAGTATCTATTCTCTCTATCCTCTGGTGAAGCATCAATTAATTGAAAAGAGAGTAGTCATTGATGCGAAAACAGGATCAAGTGGAGGAGGTAAGAAATCCTCTGAAACGCATGCAGAGAGGGCACACAATATACGTCCTCATAAGGTTCATGGTCATAGGCACCAGCCTGAGATTGTTCATGCCTTTCGTGATATGTGCGGAGCAGATTTGGAACTGCAATTTTCTACATACAGCTTAGATTTACCTAGAGGAATCATGGTTACCGCATATTCACAATTAAGAGAGAATATTTCAGAATTAGATGTCAAACGGTCATTTTACCGTGATTTTAAGCAATTAACTTTTATCGATTATTTAAAAGAAAGCGGTGGACGATTTAATCCGATGATTAAGTCCACAGCCGGCACGAACAGAGTGGAAGTGGCAGCCTACGTAGATGGAAACAACTGTGTATCTATCTGTACGTTGGATAACATGATCAAAGGAGCTGCCGGACAGGCAATTCAAGCCTTCAATCAATATTTTGACTACCCAGAGTATCAATCACTTCATTTTCAGAATGAAGGGATGTGGCCATGA